TGAATGAAGGTAAAGGTGAGGCACAGTTAAGAAAGAAGCCAATAAAGATTTTGCAATATTTTCCACTAATATCGAGGCTTCAAAGCTTTTCATGTCGTCAAAGACAGTCGAGTCTATGAGGTGGCATCATGATCAACAAACCGAtaatggattattaaggcatcctgcgaattctttagcttggaaatcatttgacagtaAATTTTCAAGCTTTGCAAGTGATCCTCGGAAtatgaggcttgggctagcatctgatggatttaatccttttaaaatcatgagtacttcgtacagtacttggcatgtagtgcttgttccttacaatttgcctccgtggatttgcatgaagcaatcttcttttatcttatctatgattatccttGGAGAGAAAGGTCCCGGGAATGATATTGACATTTATATGCAgtcacttattgaagagttgaaACAATTATGGGCGGGTGTTGAAACATATGATGTCTTGAGAGAggagaatttttatttacatgCAGCTTTGTTGTGGACTATTAATCAGTTCCcggcttatgccaatttatctggTTAGAGTGCCAAAGGACGTTATGCTTGTCCTTGTTGTGTGGCGCAAACATGTTCGAAGTGGTTAtataatgggaagaagttctcttatatGGGGCATCATCGGTGGTTAGatgaaaatcatagatttagatttcagaggaCTCTATTTGatggtactgaagagttcagagaagctccttagCAAACCAttggatctgaaatcttgttcatgttaaaagatatcaatttcagttatgggaagatgaatcaaccaccCAACACGCAAACAAAGAAAAGGCTAAGGGAGGCGTATGAGAAATGCAACTAAAAGTCATGTTCTATAACGGCGTTTTTCTACATAAACGCTACAAAATTTAGCGGTGTTATTTATAAAgacattttttgcggcgcttatcaAAATgccttaaattattttaacggCACTTATAGGGccataaaacgccgctaaaaacctgttttacTGTAGTAACATTAAAAATACTTGTAATAATTCAAGgcactaaataattttttttggtacaaaAGAAGGAATCATTCATCCGTAGAACGGGCCCCTCTTGCTGTGCTAACAAAGCTAACTCAACATCTTGTCTTTCTGCCTATTTAACTTCTGTCATTGACATGTTTGGCGAATCACCTATATGTTCAACCACTATCTCTGTCGACACTCCTAAGGTAGTTGACTGTAAAACCAAAGCCTGACCAACATCTACTTCCATTGGAGTCTCTTCGGACCTTAGTTTCGTCCTTAAATGATGACTTGGGAAAGTTGGCTATCGCAAGATGCTTAGATTCCTTTTACGGTCTTCCTTACTAGTGTTtacaacttttttttcctttccatgCCATGCAGACGTGGTAGCTAGCATGGAAAACTTGATGTTGTCGTTCTTTACCTACCAAATGCCTCACTTGTGTGCTATTAAATCTCCCTAAATCTTTGGGCCTATCATTATTGATTTCAACTTCTGCCATTTCCAACGTATTATTCTCCAATCCTtccttatttaaattattaaaaatagtaaacatGTTTTCTTGCCCCATCTCTCAACGTGGATTATGAGATTTATTTCCCAAAATTATTGGTTTCCTTTGTGAGCGTTGTACAAGCATCCACGGGCCAAAATTACCTCATTTTGTCGCCTTGTCCGTCTTTTCACTTGTTGCCTTTGTATTTTTCGTTTGTACCGCCTCCGACAACTCTTCAAGGTCAGTCACCATTTTTTTCAAGACACAAGCCTCTGTGCGATGTCCAAAACAGCcacaagaaaaacaaatattatgaAGCCCTTCATATTCAATATTTTGAACGAAATTACCAATTCTAATTGATGGAATCAAAGGCTTGGACAGATCAATTTCAATATAGATTCTTGCAAACTTCCCCCTCGTAGTATAAACTGTATTAGAATCCAATTTGATGGGTCTACCAACAAGCTTCCCGACTTTAACTAGTACTTCTTCATTGAAATATTCCAAAGGTAAACCAAGCAATTGAATCCACACTGCTATGGATGCAATCGTTCCCATAGTCGGGTGAAAGTTCGGCTTCCATTTTTGTATTGTAAGATAATGATCCATAATCTTCCAAGAACCCGCCGTTATCACCGTCAAGAGATCCTCTGCGCTCAAGAATTTAACAACATAAAAATCATGTCCCAAATCAATGCAATCAAACTCCTCATCTAGATTCCACATAGTTGTTAATCGTTATGTAAGGGCACTGTATGAGATCGACTTCCCTAACAACTTAATGATTAGAGCGTTTCTCCACGGTTTTCGTAGATTCCGTTTCCACTCTCTATCCACTTCCACCGTTGGAATACTTGTAAACTCATCAGAGAGCTCCTCCATATCTAAATTCGAGTCATCATCATCCTCTTCCACTGAGATGACTCCTTAGAATAAATCACTAGATACCAGTGGCTTCAATAGAGAATCCTTATAAGATCGAGACGGCGGTGTAGAAAAAAGATCTATTGCCTTAATCTTCTTGGTGCTACGTTCCAAGTGATCTTGTTCTTCAGTAGAGCGTTCATCCATTTTTTCTAGGGCTTAAATTTGTAacacttgaaaatattttaaaggttatcaaattaatttttacttatttggttaaaaataatttaatttaattctaataataTGTTATgtcaaatacttttaaaataaagctgaaaaaaaaatgaaaattacaaagTGTATATCAACCTGGAGATAGAAAACAGATATCGAAAAGcttaatgaaaagtaaaaatgaaaagaataagaaaaaatgaCGAAACTGAAATacaaaaaagatttttaaaattattaaaccatGAATTTAAAACCCGACCCATGGGTTATCAGTAGATCTAATCATGGGTTGGGTCATTCGTCCAGGCTCGAAaatctacttaaaaaatgaaagggtttgaacaaaaatatatataggtcAAAAAATTAGGCTGGGAAAAACAATAATGttcgttttctaaacgggtcgAGTCTCGGTAGGACTTTTTGGTCCCCGACATGGATAAGCTTAaactttgttgttgttgttttgctattatattactactattttattgttattgtttggac
This genomic stretch from Gossypium raimondii isolate GPD5lz chromosome 6, ASM2569854v1, whole genome shotgun sequence harbors:
- the LOC105772058 gene encoding uncharacterized protein At4g02000, which translates into the protein MWNLDEEFDCIDLGHDFYVVKFLSAEDLLTVITAGSWKIMDHYLTIQKWKPNFHPTMGTIASIAVWIQLLGLPLEYFNEEVLVKVGKLVGRPIKLDSNTVYTTRGKFARIYIEIDLSKPLIPSIRIGNFVQNIEYEGLHNICFSCGCFGHRTEACVLKKMVTDLEELSEAVQTKNTKATSEKTDKATK